Proteins from a genomic interval of Mesobacillus sp. S13:
- a CDS encoding LPXTG cell wall anchor domain-containing protein, translating into MKKLLAFMVLSLFLIGSFPAVSNACSCAELPTAADELERSDAVFSGKVIEIKEEKVKGYMTKKVLFEVTNTWKGMDESQAIITTGFGGGDCGFRFIEGQEYLVYAKESDMYGAKSLTTIMCDRTNTFRALQNDLEVLGAGETPTKKADLSSSNQNSTPFYLGIAGALAVVTLAAFFFMKRKKK; encoded by the coding sequence TTGAAAAAGTTACTCGCATTTATGGTTTTAAGTTTGTTCCTAATAGGATCTTTCCCTGCTGTATCAAATGCATGCTCTTGTGCGGAATTACCGACCGCTGCAGACGAACTAGAGCGTTCAGATGCTGTTTTTAGCGGGAAGGTCATCGAGATAAAAGAAGAGAAGGTAAAAGGGTACATGACGAAAAAAGTGCTGTTTGAGGTGACAAACACGTGGAAAGGCATGGATGAATCACAAGCGATCATCACGACAGGATTTGGCGGCGGGGACTGTGGTTTTCGATTTATCGAGGGGCAGGAATACCTGGTCTATGCAAAAGAATCAGATATGTACGGCGCAAAATCGCTTACGACCATCATGTGTGACCGAACCAATACATTTAGAGCTTTGCAAAACGATCTGGAGGTTTTAGGTGCAGGAGAAACCCCAACGAAAAAAGCCGACCTAAGCAGCAGCAATCAAAACTCAACTCCCTTTTATCTAGGAATTGCAGGAGCTTTAGCAGTTGTCACCCTCGCAGCTTTCTTTTTCATGAAGCGTAAGAAAAAGTAA
- a CDS encoding CBO0543 family protein, translated as MYLLLVIVVYIIFAKKFVKWHKWKEYYPTVQFYIICNLLYNFLFYQHTLWKYKAVTVDWLNHTLIEIAFTFFIVPVVLMIYLEYFPKERLRGLLYVLIWVAYFSGIEYLFEAKGLFVYENGWNAWWSVLFNIITFTVVRIHYKNALAAFLISAPIIAVLLLFFHPALHDLK; from the coding sequence ATGTATTTGTTATTAGTCATTGTGGTATATATTATTTTTGCAAAAAAGTTCGTTAAGTGGCATAAGTGGAAAGAATACTACCCTACGGTCCAGTTCTATATTATCTGTAATTTATTGTATAATTTCCTCTTCTATCAACATACTCTATGGAAGTATAAAGCTGTTACAGTTGATTGGTTAAATCACACGCTGATCGAGATTGCCTTCACATTTTTCATTGTCCCTGTCGTCTTGATGATTTACCTGGAGTATTTTCCAAAAGAAAGGTTAAGAGGACTTTTGTATGTGCTGATCTGGGTGGCCTATTTCTCCGGGATTGAATATCTATTCGAGGCTAAAGGTTTGTTTGTCTATGAAAATGGCTGGAATGCTTGGTGGTCTGTATTGTTCAACATCATTACTTTTACTGTAGTTAGGATCCACTATAAAAACGCGCTGGCCGCATTCCTTATATCGGCACCTATTATTGCGGTTCTCCTATTATTTTTTCATCCAGCATTACACGATTTAAAATAG
- a CDS encoding ABC transporter ATP-binding protein, which produces MILLEAAKLHKTYGNKFNKQEVLKGLDLKIFKGEFVSIMGASGSGKTTLLNVLSSIDRVSNGSIKIEGKDITGMKEKQLAEFRKQHLGFLFQDYNLLDTLTVKENILLPLSVSKTPRKEANQRFEQIASELGILKLKDKYPNEISGGQKQRTSAARAFIHDPSIIFADEPTGALDSKSASDLLNKLSDLNQKRQATILMVTHDPVAASYCGRVIFIKDGLIYTELNKGDQSRQEFFKDIMKTQSVLGGVHHER; this is translated from the coding sequence ATGATTTTACTGGAAGCTGCCAAACTTCATAAAACATATGGAAATAAATTTAATAAACAAGAAGTGTTGAAAGGGCTCGACCTGAAGATTTTCAAAGGTGAGTTCGTGAGCATCATGGGGGCCTCTGGCTCAGGAAAAACGACGTTGCTGAATGTACTTTCCTCGATCGACCGGGTGTCCAACGGATCCATCAAGATTGAAGGAAAAGACATTACCGGGATGAAGGAGAAACAGCTCGCTGAATTCCGCAAGCAGCATTTGGGTTTCTTGTTCCAGGATTACAATTTGCTCGACACGCTGACGGTGAAGGAAAACATCCTTTTGCCGCTCTCAGTCAGCAAAACGCCGAGGAAGGAAGCGAACCAAAGGTTTGAGCAGATTGCCAGTGAACTAGGAATTCTCAAACTGAAGGATAAGTATCCGAATGAAATTTCCGGAGGGCAAAAGCAGCGGACGTCTGCTGCACGCGCTTTTATCCATGATCCGAGCATCATTTTTGCCGATGAGCCGACAGGGGCTCTCGATTCGAAATCGGCATCAGACTTGTTAAATAAACTGAGCGACTTGAATCAAAAACGGCAGGCGACGATCCTGATGGTCACACACGATCCTGTTGCGGCAAGCTATTGCGGCCGGGTTATTTTTATAAAGGATGGCCTGATTTACACAGAATTGAATAAAGGTGACCAGAGTAGACAGGAATTTTTCAAGGATATCATGAAAACCCAGAGCGTATTGGGCGGTGTGCACCATGAGCGTTAA
- the ilvA gene encoding threonine ammonia-lyase → MNLDEVILAREKMKGIVHSTPLDYSKTFSTLSNNEVYLKLENLQKTGSFKVRGSYNKLISLSPEELQKGVVAASAGNHAQGVAYSSQMLGIPCTIVMPKGAPLSKVLATRQYGAEVILEGAVFDEALAYALELKDKLGATFIHAFDDEPVIAGQGTVGLEILDQMPDVEAIFCPVGGGGLIAGVALAVKEKNPDIKVYGVQTLACPSMKQSLAENQPVAVESAPTMADGIAVQKPGQKTFTIIKEYVDDIFCVDEMEIARTMLLLLERNKLLVEGSGASPLAALLYDKVKLTGKKVAAVISGGNVDVNFISRIIERGLVESGRFAHFTIHLKDKPGELQKVLSSVTELNANVQFVNLHRIGKHIYPGNALLEISVETKDHAHIEQLYSMLKNKGFQLKQEE, encoded by the coding sequence ATGAATTTGGATGAAGTGATTTTAGCGCGTGAAAAAATGAAGGGGATTGTGCACTCGACCCCACTTGATTATTCTAAAACGTTTAGCACCCTCTCGAATAATGAAGTGTATTTGAAGCTAGAAAACCTGCAAAAGACGGGGAGCTTTAAGGTTAGAGGTTCTTATAATAAGTTAATATCTTTGTCTCCAGAAGAGCTTCAAAAGGGGGTAGTGGCAGCCTCAGCCGGCAATCATGCCCAGGGTGTGGCCTATTCGAGCCAGATGCTTGGCATTCCGTGTACGATTGTCATGCCAAAGGGGGCACCGCTCAGCAAGGTACTGGCAACACGGCAATACGGAGCAGAGGTGATACTGGAAGGAGCCGTGTTTGATGAGGCGTTAGCTTATGCCTTGGAACTGAAAGACAAGCTTGGCGCCACTTTTATCCATGCGTTTGATGATGAGCCGGTCATTGCCGGCCAAGGGACCGTTGGACTGGAAATCCTTGATCAGATGCCGGATGTCGAGGCCATTTTTTGCCCTGTTGGCGGGGGAGGACTTATTGCAGGGGTCGCTTTGGCAGTAAAGGAGAAAAATCCCGACATTAAGGTATATGGTGTCCAGACGCTTGCGTGTCCGAGCATGAAACAGTCACTTGCAGAGAACCAGCCTGTCGCTGTTGAATCCGCTCCAACAATGGCGGATGGAATAGCTGTTCAGAAACCGGGGCAGAAGACGTTTACGATCATCAAGGAGTATGTTGACGACATTTTTTGTGTCGATGAAATGGAAATAGCCAGGACAATGCTTCTTCTTCTCGAGAGAAATAAGCTGCTGGTAGAAGGTTCAGGAGCAAGCCCGCTGGCTGCATTGCTTTATGACAAGGTGAAGCTTACCGGCAAGAAGGTTGCTGCAGTTATAAGCGGCGGAAATGTCGATGTCAATTTCATCTCCCGGATTATTGAACGTGGCCTGGTTGAATCCGGACGGTTCGCTCATTTTACCATTCATTTAAAAGATAAGCCTGGAGAGCTGCAAAAAGTGCTCAGCTCCGTAACTGAACTGAATGCAAACGTACAATTTGTCAACCTTCACCGGATCGGCAAGCATATCTATCCAGGCAATGCGCTGCTGGAGATTTCAGTGGAAACAAAGGACCATGCTCATATAGAGCAACTTTATAGTATGTTAAAGAATAAAGGGTTTCAGCTAAAACAAGAGGAATAA
- a CDS encoding TVP38/TMEM64 family protein, which translates to MITHREKAHEWILHLSISIVAIYFVFALLPTVLPIYKWLYLSALLVVLALDGYFVMTGRNSLIRINRMILYYLGAIVLLTLTIFYVSKVIVFTDVYGFEGLLKEHLHTAKYIFFFISFAQPILLPIPEAVTIPGASAVFGPGVAAAIAFPGTLLGISVMFFAARYGGRKFISKFIKEQQLERYQQYVSKNETLIMFLLFIIPILPDEIICVGAGIGQVSPKRFLLIASISKFFTATMLAYSVELAERLSLTPPQLMFGFSAMAIILFGITAISKRFLSKERGL; encoded by the coding sequence TTGATTACACATAGAGAAAAAGCGCATGAATGGATTCTGCACCTATCTATAAGCATCGTGGCCATCTATTTTGTATTTGCGCTATTGCCTACAGTACTTCCAATTTACAAATGGCTCTATTTAAGCGCTTTGCTCGTGGTTTTAGCATTGGATGGATATTTCGTCATGACGGGGCGGAACAGTCTTATTAGAATTAATAGAATGATTCTGTATTATTTAGGGGCGATTGTGCTTCTGACATTGACGATCTTTTATGTCTCAAAAGTGATTGTTTTTACCGATGTGTATGGGTTTGAAGGTTTGTTAAAAGAACATCTGCATACAGCAAAATATATATTCTTTTTCATCAGCTTTGCCCAGCCCATCCTCCTTCCGATCCCTGAAGCTGTTACAATCCCGGGTGCGAGCGCGGTATTCGGGCCGGGCGTTGCAGCAGCCATTGCCTTTCCCGGAACACTGCTTGGAATCTCGGTCATGTTTTTTGCCGCTAGATACGGAGGAAGGAAATTCATTTCCAAGTTCATCAAGGAACAGCAGCTAGAAAGATACCAGCAATATGTCTCGAAAAATGAAACGCTGATCATGTTCCTGCTATTCATCATTCCAATCCTCCCAGACGAAATCATCTGTGTAGGAGCAGGCATTGGGCAAGTATCACCCAAAAGGTTCTTACTGATTGCTTCAATCTCAAAATTTTTCACAGCAACGATGCTCGCATACTCAGTGGAATTGGCTGAGAGACTGTCTTTGACACCCCCGCAATTGATGTTTGGATTTTCAGCTATGGCCATTATTCTTTTTGGGATTACCGCCATATCGAAGAGATTTTTAAGCAAAGAACGCGGATTGTAA
- a CDS encoding aldo/keto reductase, which translates to MRKLPINENGLNASELVFGCMGLGGSWDSQPIEPEHVKQAHEAVEAVLASGINMFDHADIYTLGKAEKVFGQVLKEKPGLRDEIIIQSKCGIRFGNQEAGLPTRYDFSKEYILDSVDGILSRLGIEHLDILLLHRPDPLMDPNEVGEAFHQLKASGKVRSFGVSNMSAGQMRLLQKHTDEKIIVNQLEMSLHKIGWLDTGVHVNQEAARQNTFPEGTLEYCQMENIQIQSWGSLAKGLYSGKNIDKESTSVKNTAALVQKLAEEKQTTPEAIVLAWLMRHPAGIQPVIGTANPERIKASADAVNVTLTRDEWYTLYVSSRGVNLP; encoded by the coding sequence TTGAGAAAGCTGCCTATTAATGAAAATGGATTGAATGCTTCTGAGCTTGTTTTTGGCTGCATGGGGCTGGGAGGAAGCTGGGATTCTCAGCCGATTGAGCCGGAACATGTCAAGCAGGCGCATGAAGCGGTCGAAGCTGTACTGGCTTCGGGAATCAATATGTTTGATCATGCTGATATATATACATTGGGGAAAGCGGAGAAAGTTTTTGGTCAGGTTTTAAAAGAAAAGCCGGGACTTCGCGATGAAATCATCATCCAGTCGAAGTGCGGCATCCGTTTCGGTAATCAGGAAGCGGGACTGCCGACAAGGTACGATTTTTCAAAAGAGTATATTCTTGATAGTGTGGATGGCATTCTTTCAAGGCTTGGAATTGAGCACCTGGACATCCTGTTGCTGCACCGTCCTGATCCACTGATGGATCCAAACGAGGTAGGAGAGGCCTTCCATCAGCTCAAGGCTTCCGGCAAAGTGCGTTCATTCGGTGTTTCCAACATGAGTGCCGGGCAAATGCGCTTACTGCAGAAGCATACGGATGAAAAAATCATCGTCAACCAGCTGGAAATGAGCTTACATAAAATTGGCTGGCTCGATACGGGTGTCCATGTCAATCAGGAGGCGGCACGCCAGAATACCTTCCCGGAAGGAACGCTGGAGTATTGCCAGATGGAGAATATCCAGATTCAATCATGGGGTTCCCTTGCAAAAGGGCTCTATTCCGGGAAAAATATTGATAAGGAAAGCACAAGTGTCAAAAACACCGCAGCTCTGGTACAAAAGCTGGCTGAAGAAAAGCAAACCACACCAGAAGCCATCGTTCTCGCCTGGCTGATGAGGCATCCAGCAGGAATTCAGCCTGTCATTGGCACGGCAAACCCTGAACGGATCAAGGCAAGTGCAGATGCAGTCAATGTGACTCTGACTCGTGACGAATGGTATACATTGTACGTGAGCTCACGAGGCGTTAACCTGCCTTAA
- a CDS encoding helix-turn-helix transcriptional regulator, which produces MKNNLVEFRKKHGYSQDRLAATLGVSRQTIISIEKGKYDPSLPLAFELARTFGTTIEELFTYEGKKG; this is translated from the coding sequence TTGAAAAACAATTTAGTTGAATTCAGGAAAAAACATGGTTATTCACAGGACCGGCTTGCAGCCACACTCGGTGTGTCCAGGCAGACAATCATATCGATCGAGAAAGGGAAGTATGATCCTTCGCTTCCGCTGGCATTCGAATTGGCAAGGACATTTGGTACGACAATAGAAGAATTGTTTACATACGAGGGGAAGAAAGGATGA
- a CDS encoding response regulator transcription factor: MLKLLLIEDDASLFHEIRERLTQWSYEVHGVTDFGDVMGDFTRVQPDLVIIDIQLPRFDGFHWCRMIRSHSNVPIIFLSSRDHPTDMVMSMQLGADDFVQKPFHFEVLIAKIQAILRRAYNYNTTQNQLKTWCGATIDYDKNMVENEMGRIELTKNEIFILKLLIDQKNKIVSRDEVMNSLWDDKRFISDNTLTVNVNRLRKKLDEIGLGSKIQTKIGQGYMAVEEEHA, translated from the coding sequence GTGTTGAAGCTTTTGCTGATTGAGGATGATGCTTCTTTGTTTCATGAGATTCGGGAGCGTCTGACTCAGTGGTCGTATGAGGTGCATGGGGTGACGGATTTTGGGGATGTGATGGGTGATTTTACGAGGGTGCAGCCTGACTTGGTGATCATCGATATCCAGCTGCCGCGGTTTGATGGGTTTCATTGGTGCCGGATGATCAGGTCGCATTCGAATGTCCCGATTATTTTCCTGTCATCACGGGACCATCCTACGGATATGGTCATGTCGATGCAGCTGGGGGCGGATGATTTTGTCCAAAAGCCGTTCCACTTTGAGGTGCTGATTGCGAAGATCCAAGCAATCCTGCGCCGTGCTTATAATTATAATACGACCCAGAACCAGTTGAAGACCTGGTGCGGGGCGACGATTGATTATGATAAAAATATGGTTGAAAATGAGATGGGCCGGATTGAATTGACTAAAAATGAAATCTTCATTTTAAAGCTGCTGATCGATCAGAAAAACAAGATTGTCAGCCGCGATGAGGTGATGAACAGCTTGTGGGATGATAAGCGGTTCATCAGCGACAATACGTTGACGGTCAATGTCAATCGGCTGCGGAAAAAGCTGGATGAGATTGGTTTGGGCAGTAAAATCCAAACGAAGATTGGACAGGGCTATATGGCCGTTGAAGAGGAACATGCCTGA
- a CDS encoding sensor histidine kinase — protein sequence MFINYLKERRSWILLFLLLQFLLVFIAYIDSAVSIQSILYYVFLSALLFVIFILIRYQKEMKFYQDLKDTEDLLDFSDREQLSPFEGMVAESITYHFEALKKSVSKNERRLDQEKDELLSWIHEVKTPLTALKLMIDRLVDQALKREMTYEWLRIHLLLDQQLHQKRIPFMENDLYIEQTDLESLIFGEVKTLQSWCIQKGIGFDIDLEYNEVMTDGKWLSFILRQMLTNAVKYSDASDIQIKSAEREGQIILEIADKGRGIDSRDLPRIFEKGFTSTAHHQDHAATGMGLYLAKQAAEPLKIRIDVESAPGKGSTFTLTFPKSNEFVQITGM from the coding sequence ATGTTTATTAACTATCTAAAGGAGCGGCGAAGCTGGATTCTGTTATTTTTGCTCCTCCAGTTTTTGCTCGTTTTTATTGCTTATATAGATTCCGCTGTATCCATACAGTCGATTCTTTATTATGTATTTCTGTCAGCTCTTCTATTTGTGATTTTTATCTTGATTCGTTACCAGAAAGAAATGAAATTTTACCAGGACCTGAAGGATACAGAGGATCTCCTTGATTTTTCAGACAGGGAACAGCTCAGTCCGTTTGAAGGGATGGTAGCAGAAAGCATCACATATCACTTTGAAGCGCTAAAAAAATCAGTTTCCAAAAATGAACGGAGGCTGGACCAGGAAAAGGATGAACTGCTTTCCTGGATCCATGAAGTGAAAACGCCGCTGACGGCTTTGAAATTGATGATTGACCGGCTCGTGGACCAGGCGCTGAAAAGGGAAATGACTTATGAGTGGCTGCGCATCCATCTTTTATTGGACCAGCAGCTGCATCAGAAACGAATTCCGTTCATGGAGAATGACTTATATATTGAACAGACCGATCTGGAGAGTTTGATCTTTGGGGAGGTCAAAACCCTGCAGTCGTGGTGCATCCAAAAAGGGATTGGCTTCGATATTGATCTGGAATACAACGAGGTCATGACGGATGGTAAATGGCTTTCGTTTATCCTGCGGCAGATGTTGACGAATGCTGTGAAATACAGCGATGCATCTGATATCCAGATTAAAAGTGCAGAGAGGGAAGGCCAGATTATCCTTGAAATTGCCGACAAGGGCAGGGGCATTGATTCCAGGGATCTCCCGCGGATTTTTGAAAAAGGGTTTACGTCCACTGCCCATCACCAGGATCACGCCGCAACTGGAATGGGCTTATACCTTGCAAAACAAGCGGCAGAGCCGCTGAAAATCAGGATCGATGTGGAGTCCGCACCTGGCAAGGGAAGCACATTCACCCTTACCTTCCCGAAAAGCAATGAATTTGTGCAAATAACAGGCATGTGA
- a CDS encoding permease, with amino-acid sequence MSSLDDKKVMKEQITFLVFGIFFLGMSGFLAFAGMMADSAPPSITIIMIGMAVMCFCLSYLYPQFKQKDERMKLIREKGMFASFFAMMVYFIVFNLGLQLELIELSASAVVHILSTLMICTVFLSFVVYSKIY; translated from the coding sequence ATGAGTTCTTTGGATGATAAAAAGGTCATGAAAGAGCAAATTACATTTTTAGTCTTCGGGATTTTCTTTTTAGGTATGAGTGGTTTCCTCGCTTTCGCTGGCATGATGGCTGATTCCGCTCCGCCTTCCATTACAATAATCATGATAGGAATGGCCGTTATGTGCTTTTGCCTGAGTTATCTTTATCCACAATTCAAGCAGAAAGACGAACGGATGAAGCTTATTAGAGAGAAGGGGATGTTCGCTTCATTCTTTGCCATGATGGTTTATTTTATCGTTTTCAATCTCGGGTTGCAGTTGGAACTGATCGAATTATCGGCCAGTGCAGTTGTCCACATCTTATCCACATTGATGATTTGTACGGTTTTTTTATCATTCGTGGTATATTCGAAGATTTATTGA
- a CDS encoding SGNH/GDSL hydrolase family protein: MFGSIIMVPFLPFLYFQGKRVRARTPRLPEAIGNTGSVRLEGEREFRVIFLGESSIAGVGVTHHDEGFAGVFAKELSANMNATIHWEVYAKSGYTLRKVTERIVPMIPDQKVDLVVIGLGANDAFTLNNPWSWQKQSEKLVSDLRSKFEDVPIVFANMPPIKDFPAFPLLIRVFIGNLVEILGNELLATASKFDGVHYSDTKIRVRDWKAKFNKEDGAFFSDGVHPSKLTYGLWAKELSSFVWETEALREKLNSKEMSGVQ, from the coding sequence ATGTTCGGAAGTATAATCATGGTCCCTTTTCTGCCATTTTTATATTTTCAGGGAAAAAGAGTCCGAGCCCGTACACCGCGGTTACCGGAGGCGATCGGGAATACGGGCAGTGTGAGATTAGAAGGGGAAAGGGAGTTTCGCGTTATTTTTCTAGGGGAGAGTTCGATCGCCGGTGTTGGGGTCACGCACCATGATGAAGGGTTCGCTGGAGTTTTCGCAAAAGAACTATCCGCAAACATGAATGCGACGATCCACTGGGAAGTGTATGCCAAAAGCGGCTATACTCTAAGAAAGGTGACAGAAAGAATCGTTCCGATGATACCTGACCAGAAGGTGGATTTGGTTGTGATAGGCCTTGGTGCCAATGATGCCTTTACCCTTAATAATCCCTGGTCCTGGCAAAAGCAATCAGAAAAACTAGTTTCAGACTTGAGATCCAAATTTGAGGATGTGCCCATCGTTTTTGCCAATATGCCGCCTATTAAGGACTTTCCGGCATTTCCATTGTTAATAAGAGTATTCATCGGCAATTTGGTTGAGATTTTAGGAAATGAGCTGTTGGCTACTGCATCAAAGTTCGATGGGGTCCATTACAGCGATACGAAAATCCGGGTACGAGATTGGAAGGCAAAATTCAATAAGGAGGATGGCGCCTTTTTTAGTGATGGAGTCCATCCTTCAAAGCTCACATATGGGCTGTGGGCGAAGGAATTATCTTCATTTGTTTGGGAGACAGAGGCACTTAGGGAGAAGCTGAACAGCAAAGAAATGTCAGGTGTCCAGTGA
- a CDS encoding MFS transporter — protein MSSHIKNNKGTLSLLALAISAFGIGTTEFVPVGLLSTISNDLNISITLAGLLISGYAMGVAFGAPILTALTNKMSRKTLLMALMVIFIIGNSIAAISSSFGLLLAARIITAFSHGVFFSIGSTIAADLVPEDKRASAIAFMFTGLTVATVTGVPLGTFIGQLFGWRATFWGVALLGVIGIIASAILIPKNMKEAPPAKFSDQLKILGNGPLLLAFAITALGYGGTFVAFTYLTPILQDITGFSPKVVSIILLVYGVAVAIGNSIGGKAADKNPLKALLWMFIAQAIILFILTFTAPFKVAGLITIFLMGMFAFMNVPGLQVLVVRLAERYVPTAVNVASALNIAAFNLGIAIGAFVGGLIVDSIGLIHTPWIGGVMVVGAVLLTAWSRHIEIKGR, from the coding sequence ATGAGTTCACATATAAAAAATAATAAGGGAACACTTTCCCTTTTGGCACTGGCAATCAGTGCATTTGGCATCGGTACGACTGAGTTTGTACCAGTTGGGTTATTATCGACGATTTCAAATGATCTCAATATCTCGATTACTTTGGCTGGATTGTTGATATCCGGGTATGCAATGGGTGTTGCATTTGGAGCACCGATTTTAACAGCTTTGACAAATAAAATGAGCCGCAAAACATTGCTTATGGCTTTGATGGTCATCTTCATCATCGGTAATTCCATTGCCGCCATTTCCAGCAGCTTTGGCCTGTTGCTTGCTGCAAGGATCATCACGGCGTTTTCCCATGGTGTATTCTTTTCAATTGGCTCAACCATTGCCGCAGACCTTGTCCCTGAGGATAAAAGAGCGAGTGCGATTGCCTTTATGTTCACAGGGTTGACGGTAGCAACTGTGACCGGTGTGCCGCTTGGAACCTTCATTGGCCAGCTGTTCGGCTGGAGAGCGACTTTTTGGGGAGTGGCATTGTTAGGAGTGATCGGGATTATCGCAAGTGCAATCCTAATACCAAAAAATATGAAAGAGGCACCGCCAGCTAAATTCAGTGATCAATTGAAAATACTGGGCAACGGCCCATTGCTGCTGGCTTTTGCGATTACCGCTCTTGGATATGGCGGCACCTTTGTCGCCTTCACTTACTTGACTCCGATTCTTCAAGACATCACGGGGTTCTCTCCGAAAGTGGTAAGCATCATCCTGCTTGTATATGGAGTGGCAGTTGCCATCGGGAATTCCATTGGAGGTAAGGCTGCCGACAAAAATCCTTTAAAGGCATTATTATGGATGTTCATTGCTCAAGCAATCATTCTCTTTATTCTGACGTTTACAGCTCCATTCAAGGTGGCTGGACTGATCACAATCTTCTTGATGGGCATGTTTGCGTTCATGAATGTGCCAGGCCTGCAGGTTTTGGTCGTACGATTGGCCGAACGCTATGTTCCGACCGCTGTGAATGTGGCATCCGCTTTGAATATAGCTGCCTTTAATCTTGGGATTGCCATTGGAGCATTTGTTGGAGGATTGATTGTTGACTCAATCGGGCTGATCCACACCCCGTGGATTGGGGGAGTTATGGTGGTTGGAGCGGTTCTGTTAACAGCCTGGAGCCGTCATATTGAAATAAAAGGAAGATAA
- a CDS encoding Gfo/Idh/MocA family protein, which produces MDEKVIKWGILGTGGIASAFARDLNFAENTEKCAVGSRTKESAEKFAEEHGVARAYGSYEELVTDPDVNAIYIATPHPFHKENVLACLRAGKAVLCEKPFTINSGELEEVIQFAREQKLFLMEAMWTRFLPPIVKVKEWIDSGEIGEVLLVKADFGFRAPWNPEGRLLNPALGGGALLDVGIYPVTFASMIFGTKPEKILSTAHIGETGVDEQFSILLSYPGGKTATLNGAFRVDLTNEAYILGTEGHIRIPSFHSAKSAFLYKNGEEADSFNDDRQSAGYAFEIVEVGRCLRQGLLESPVVPLDESLEIMKLMDEIRGQWGLKYPGE; this is translated from the coding sequence ATGGACGAAAAAGTGATCAAGTGGGGAATATTAGGGACTGGCGGAATTGCCAGTGCTTTTGCAAGGGATTTAAACTTTGCTGAGAATACGGAAAAGTGTGCTGTTGGTTCACGTACGAAAGAGAGCGCGGAGAAGTTTGCGGAGGAGCATGGTGTGGCCCGTGCCTATGGGAGCTATGAAGAACTTGTGACAGATCCGGATGTAAATGCGATTTATATTGCGACGCCACACCCGTTTCATAAAGAAAATGTATTGGCCTGTCTTCGTGCTGGCAAGGCCGTGCTCTGCGAGAAGCCTTTTACTATCAATAGCGGTGAGCTGGAAGAAGTCATTCAGTTTGCGAGAGAACAAAAGCTGTTCTTGATGGAGGCGATGTGGACACGTTTCCTGCCGCCGATTGTGAAAGTGAAAGAATGGATCGACAGCGGTGAAATCGGTGAAGTTCTGTTGGTGAAGGCCGACTTTGGCTTCCGTGCGCCATGGAATCCTGAGGGACGATTGCTCAATCCGGCCCTTGGAGGAGGAGCCTTGCTGGATGTGGGGATTTATCCTGTCACCTTTGCATCCATGATTTTCGGAACAAAACCGGAAAAGATTTTGAGCACGGCTCATATTGGGGAAACGGGAGTGGATGAACAGTTTTCCATCCTGCTATCCTATCCTGGTGGAAAGACGGCCACCCTTAATGGTGCTTTCCGCGTCGACTTAACGAATGAAGCCTATATCCTTGGGACAGAGGGTCATATTCGGATTCCGTCATTCCATAGTGCAAAATCTGCCTTCCTATATAAAAATGGTGAGGAAGCAGATTCATTCAACGATGACAGACAGTCGGCTGGATACGCATTTGAAATAGTAGAAGTAGGCAGATGCCTGAGGCAAGGCCTTCTTGAAAGCCCTGTCGTTCCCCTGGATGAATCCCTGGAAATCATGAAACTGATGGATGAAATCCGCGGACAGTGGGGACTGAAGTATCCGGGTGAGTAA
- a CDS encoding winged helix-turn-helix transcriptional regulator — MKKYNIPVEAALEVIGGKWKVVILCHLIEGKKRTSELKKLMPGITQKMLTQQLRELEEDNVILREVYNQVPPKVEYSLTEYGWSLKGILDSLCYWGEQHIEKNYPNKEDVLVTRDPKE; from the coding sequence TTGAAGAAATACAATATACCAGTCGAAGCGGCTCTCGAGGTCATCGGCGGCAAATGGAAAGTCGTCATTCTTTGCCATTTGATCGAAGGCAAGAAGCGGACAAGTGAGCTGAAGAAACTCATGCCTGGCATCACGCAAAAAATGCTCACACAGCAATTACGTGAGCTGGAAGAAGATAATGTCATCTTGCGGGAAGTCTATAACCAGGTCCCTCCTAAAGTGGAATATTCATTAACGGAATATGGATGGTCATTGAAAGGGATACTGGATTCATTATGCTACTGGGGAGAGCAGCATATTGAAAAAAATTACCCGAATAAAGAGGATGTTTTGGTTACTCGTGACCCTAAGGAATAA